From Fulvivirga lutea:
AGCTAATGCCGGTTTTGAGTCCAGATTCTTTGATTTTTTGTACAGCCTCTATTCGCGCTGAGGGGGGAGTGGCACCCGGCTCAAATATTTGGGCTATACTATCTTCAATGGTTGAAAATGAAAATGTAACTAAAGTTCCTTTTAACTTTTGAGCCAGATCTGAGGGCAGAATAGCGTCTTCATTAATTGAGTTTAATATTTCTAAATCTCTTATTACTAAGTCTGACCGGGTGATGATATGAACGGGAAATTTGTATTTCCAAATAACTTCCAGCATTTGCTGAGTTAACCTGTACTCACTTTCAGCTTTTAGATACGGGTCAGTGGCTGAAGATAATACAATAAAACCATACTCATTTTTACGTGCACGTATTGAAAGTTGTTTTTCTAAAAGTTCGGGAGCATTCGTTTTTATTTCTAATGCCGTACCCATGTGAGTACCATA
This genomic window contains:
- a CDS encoding SPL family radical SAM protein, whose translation is MPKKRKAKSILNKTKRRDAWFLDDYTVNPYSACSFNCLFCFIRGSKYGTHMGTALEIKTNAPELLEKQLSIRARKNEYGFIVLSSATDPYLKAESEYRLTQQMLEVIWKYKFPVHIITRSDLVIRDLEILNSINEDAILPSDLAQKLKGTLVTFSFSTIEDSIAQIFEPGATPPSARIEAVQKIKESGLKTGISFMPMIPYITDTTEQLTASFEVFKKVDVDYILPATIALYGEGKADSKTLVLGAIEKHYPELVPKYQRLFSKHNELPAYYREAFDKKMDEMCATYGIKRAII